The following proteins are co-located in the Desulfobacterales bacterium genome:
- a CDS encoding cell division protein ZapA, producing the protein MEQLITIELLGETFQFRVDEAHLNPREIAEHLTAEIETVSEQFPRHVLKTNKMAIVVSAALNITKQYFELKTNHSALLANVADRTIKLDDLLDKINP; encoded by the coding sequence GTGGAACAGCTGATAACAATTGAACTGCTAGGGGAAACGTTTCAATTTAGAGTAGACGAAGCTCATTTAAATCCAAGGGAAATTGCCGAGCACCTGACGGCTGAAATTGAAACCGTCTCTGAGCAGTTTCCCCGGCATGTATTAAAAACGAATAAAATGGCAATTGTGGTTTCCGCAGCGCTGAATATTACCAAACAATATTTTGAATTAAAAACCAATCATTCGGCACTGCTTGCCAATGTGGCAGACCGGACAATAAAGCTGGATGATTTGCTTGATAAAATCAACCCCTAG
- the tyrS gene encoding tyrosine--tRNA ligase: MTVLDILNERGFVENTTHDQALTDHFNAGDVSCYIGFDPTAPSLHVGSLVPIMSLAHMQHNGHRPIALVGGGTGLVGDPSGKTEMRQLMTVETAEENAAGIKRQLSRFIDFSGGSAKMVNNADWLVGLEYIPFLRDIGRHFSVNRMIKAESYRARLESEEGLNFIEFNYMLLQAYDFLKLFDDYGCRVQMGGSDQWGNIVAGIELIRRMRQEEAYGITFPLVTTSGGAKMGKTAKGAIWLDAERTSPYEYYQYWVNTDDRDVKRFLCLFTFLPIEDIREVEKLKDAELNSAKAVLAYEATRLCHGREEAEKAFDASAAVFGNRAIPDVILSSSSIPRGSKRKGLDNSMPTSVFLESDLATGIPVFKVYQQVGLVQSASAARRLIEQGGAYINGQRVDSTDYLVTLNDAASDEIMLRAGKKKYHKITIAR, from the coding sequence ATGACTGTTCTGGATATTCTAAACGAGCGCGGATTTGTAGAAAATACAACGCATGATCAAGCGCTGACCGATCATTTTAATGCCGGTGATGTTTCCTGTTATATCGGATTTGATCCCACAGCGCCCAGCCTTCATGTGGGCAGTCTGGTGCCGATCATGTCGCTTGCCCATATGCAGCACAACGGGCACCGCCCGATTGCCCTGGTTGGCGGCGGGACCGGTTTGGTTGGGGATCCGAGCGGTAAGACGGAAATGCGCCAGCTCATGACGGTTGAAACAGCCGAAGAGAATGCCGCCGGCATTAAGCGGCAGCTATCCCGTTTTATTGATTTTTCCGGGGGCAGCGCCAAAATGGTCAATAATGCGGACTGGCTCGTGGGACTGGAGTATATCCCTTTTCTCCGGGATATTGGACGGCATTTTTCCGTTAACCGCATGATCAAGGCGGAGAGCTACCGGGCGCGGCTGGAATCTGAAGAAGGGCTAAATTTTATTGAATTCAATTACATGCTGCTTCAGGCCTATGATTTTTTGAAATTATTCGATGACTATGGCTGCCGCGTGCAAATGGGGGGCAGCGACCAATGGGGCAATATCGTGGCCGGTATTGAACTGATCCGCCGGATGCGCCAGGAAGAGGCCTATGGGATTACGTTTCCCCTGGTTACCACAAGCGGCGGGGCCAAGATGGGAAAGACCGCCAAAGGGGCCATATGGCTGGATGCCGAGCGTACATCCCCTTACGAATATTACCAGTATTGGGTCAATACGGATGACCGGGATGTGAAGCGCTTTTTATGTCTGTTTACCTTTCTACCCATTGAAGATATACGGGAGGTTGAGAAATTAAAGGATGCCGAGTTAAACAGCGCCAAAGCGGTTCTGGCCTATGAGGCCACCCGCCTCTGCCACGGCCGGGAAGAGGCGGAGAAAGCCTTTGACGCCTCGGCAGCGGTTTTTGGTAACAGGGCTATACCGGACGTCATTCTTTCCTCCAGTTCAATTCCCAGAGGCAGCAAGCGAAAAGGGCTTGACAATTCCATGCCGACTTCGGTATTTTTAGAATCCGATTTGGCGACCGGAATTCCGGTGTTTAAAGTTTATCAGCAGGTCGGTCTGGTCCAGTCTGCGAGTGCCGCCAGACGATTGATCGAACAAGGGGGCGCATATATTAACGGCCAGCGGGTTGACTCCACCGATTATCTGGTTACATTAAATGACGCTGCCTCAGATGAGATCATGCTCCGGGCGGGCAAAAAGAAATATCACAAAATTACGATTGCCAGATGA
- the rny gene encoding ribonuclease Y, which yields MEGAYIVMFLVGCALGFLGSQMLRERFAAQKIKDAEDKAAMIIDSAERKADSLVKEAQLEAKDRLFKMKSDFDAETAESRSELKKQEKRLQQKEENLEKKNEQVELQEKEAARKQKELQKRESEIQGLEKKYNDMIEQQRQQLEEISGLTTEGAKELLLQSMENEARHEGAKLVKRITAEAKENADKEAKKIMASAIQRYAGDFVAERTVSVVQLPDDEMKGRIIGREGRNIRALEAATGIDLIIDDTPEAVILSGFNPVRREVARISLTRLIEDGRIHPARIEDIVQKVNHEVETTIKEAGDQAAFDLGVHGISNELIKYLGRLKYRTSYAQNMLQHSVEVGFLCGAMAAELGLNVKLAKRMGLLHDIGKAIDHEVDGSHAEIGARLAKKCGESAKVVHAIAAHHEEVQPESVYDLLVQAGDSLSGARPGARKELLENYIKRLEELEGIANSFNGVSNAYAIQAGRELRVIVDGGNISDEDSTLMSKDIAKKIEETLTFPGQIKVTVIRETRAVEYAYK from the coding sequence ATGGAGGGTGCATATATAGTTATGTTTCTGGTCGGCTGTGCGCTAGGCTTTCTGGGGTCCCAGATGCTGCGCGAACGTTTCGCCGCCCAAAAAATTAAGGATGCGGAAGACAAGGCCGCCATGATCATTGATTCAGCCGAACGAAAGGCAGATTCACTGGTTAAGGAGGCGCAGCTCGAGGCCAAAGACCGGCTTTTTAAGATGAAAAGCGATTTTGACGCCGAGACCGCTGAATCCCGATCGGAATTAAAAAAACAGGAAAAACGTCTTCAGCAGAAGGAAGAAAATCTAGAAAAAAAGAATGAACAGGTTGAACTCCAGGAAAAGGAGGCCGCCCGCAAGCAAAAAGAGCTGCAGAAAAGGGAGTCCGAGATCCAGGGGCTTGAGAAAAAATACAATGATATGATAGAGCAGCAGCGCCAACAGCTTGAAGAAATTTCCGGGCTGACCACGGAAGGGGCAAAGGAGCTGCTTCTTCAGTCAATGGAGAATGAGGCCCGCCACGAAGGGGCCAAACTGGTCAAACGGATCACCGCGGAGGCCAAGGAGAATGCGGATAAAGAGGCCAAGAAAATCATGGCGTCTGCTATTCAAAGGTATGCCGGTGATTTCGTGGCAGAACGGACGGTTTCCGTTGTGCAGCTGCCGGATGATGAAATGAAGGGCCGGATCATCGGCCGGGAAGGCAGAAATATCCGCGCCCTTGAAGCCGCCACGGGTATTGATCTGATCATTGATGACACCCCTGAGGCGGTCATTTTATCCGGGTTCAACCCGGTGCGCCGGGAGGTGGCCCGTATTTCATTAACCCGCCTGATTGAGGACGGCCGGATTCATCCGGCGCGCATTGAGGATATCGTCCAAAAGGTCAATCACGAGGTTGAAACCACCATCAAGGAAGCCGGGGACCAGGCGGCCTTTGATTTAGGGGTGCATGGAATCAGCAATGAACTGATCAAATATCTGGGCCGGCTGAAATACCGCACCAGTTATGCGCAGAATATGCTACAGCATTCCGTTGAAGTGGGATTTTTATGCGGGGCCATGGCGGCAGAACTTGGCTTAAATGTCAAGCTTGCCAAACGCATGGGGTTGCTTCACGATATCGGCAAGGCCATAGACCATGAGGTGGACGGCTCGCACGCGGAAATCGGCGCCCGGTTGGCCAAAAAATGCGGTGAATCGGCCAAAGTGGTTCATGCCATCGCTGCCCACCACGAGGAGGTGCAACCGGAGTCGGTCTACGATCTGCTGGTCCAGGCCGGGGACAGCCTGTCCGGCGCCCGCCCCGGCGCCCGCAAGGAGCTCCTGGAAAACTATATCAAGCGGCTGGAAGAGCTTGAAGGCATTGCCAATTCATTTAATGGCGTCTCCAATGCCTATGCCATTCAGGCTGGGCGGGAGCTGCGGGTCATCGTTGACGGCGGCAACATTTCCGATGAGGATTCCACCCTGATGAGCAAGGATATTGCCAAGAAAATCGAGGAGACCCTGACTTTTCCCGGTCAGATCAAGGTGACGGTCATCCGGGAGACCCGGGCGGTTGAATATGCGTATAAATAA